The Kogia breviceps isolate mKogBre1 chromosome 16, mKogBre1 haplotype 1, whole genome shotgun sequence genome window below encodes:
- the SPATA13 gene encoding spermatogenesis-associated protein 13 isoform X6 produces MDEQELGFKAGDVIQVLEASHKDWWWGRSADREAWFPASFVRLRVNQEELAEGSSGTPGEEPAEAAGRGRHKHPESKQQMRTNVVREIMDTERVYIKHLRDICEGYIRQCRKHTAMFTVAQLATIFGNIEDIYKFQRKFLKDLEKQYNKEEPHLSEIGSCFLQHQEGFAIYSEYCNNHPGACAELAGLMKQGRYRHFFEACRLLQQMIDIAIDGFLLTPVQKICKYPLQLAELLKYTAQEHSDYSNIKAAYEAMKNVACLINERKRKLESIDKIARWQVSIVGWEGQDILERSSELIHSGELTRVTRQGKSQQRTFFLFDHQLVACKKDLLRRDVLYYRGRTDMDAVELVDLEDGRDGARALGVRNAFKLVSRTSDEAHLFCAKKPEDKARWLQACRDERRRVQEDRAMGMEISENQKKLAMLNAQKAGHGKSKGYGGGCPPAPPLQSLRPVHQRHVTVPASLPQQQAFALAEPKRKPSLFWHTFNKLTPFRK; encoded by the exons ATGGACGAGCAGGAGCTGGGCTTCAAGGCCGGGGACGTCATCCAGGTCCTGGAAGCCTCCCACAAGGACTGGTGGTGGGGCCGCAGCGCGGACAGGGAGGCCTGGTTCCCCGCCAGCTTCGTCCGG CTGCGGGTCAACCAGGAGGAGCTGGCGGAGGGCTCGAGCGGCACCCCGGGCGAGGAGCCGGCGGAGGCCGCGGGCCGGGGCCGCCACAAGCACCCCGAGAGCAAGCAGCAGATGCGGACCAACGTCGTCCGGGAGATCATGGACACCGAGCGCGTGTACATCAAGCACCTCCGGGACATCTGCGAG GGCTACATCCGACAGTGCCGCAAGCACACGGCGATGTTCACGGTCGCACAGCTCGCCACCATTTTTGGCAACAttgaagatatttacaaattccAAAGGAAGTTCCTGAAAGACCTTGAGAAGCAGTACAATAAAGAGGAACCTCACCTGAGTGAAATAGGGTCCTGCTTTCTTCAACAC caAGAGGGCTTCGCCATCTACTCCGAGTACTGCAACAACCACCCGGGCGCCTGCGCCGAGCTGGCGGGCCTGATGAAGCAGGGCCGCTACCGACACTTCTTCGAGGCCTGCCGCCTGCTGCAGCAGATGATCGACATCGCCATTGACGGCTTCCTGCTGACGCCCGTGCAGAAGATCTGCAAGTACCCGCTGCAGCTGGCCGAGCTGCTCAAGTACACCGCTCAGGAGCACAG CGATTACAGCAACATAAAGGCAGCGTACGAGGCCATGAAGAACGTCGCCTGTTTGATCAATGAGCGAAAACGCAAGCTGGAAAGCATAGACAAGATAGCACGGTGGCAGGTGTCCATCGTGGGCTGGGAG GGCCAGGACATCCTCGAGCGCAGCTCGGAGCTGATCCACTCTGGGGAGCTGACCAGGGTCACCCGGCAGGGCAAGAGCCAGCAGCGGACGTTCTTCCTGTTTGACCACCAGCTGGTGGCCTGCAAGAAGGACCTGCTGCGGAGGGACGTGCTCTACTACCGCGGCCGCACGGACATGGACGCCGTGGAACTCGTGGACCTGGAGGACGGCCGCGACGGCGCCCGCGCCCTCGGCGTCAGAAACGCCTTCAAGCTGGTCAGCAGGACGAGTGACGAGGCGCACCTGTTCTGTGCCAAGAAGCCCGAGGACAAGGCGCGGTGGCTGCAGGCCTGCAGGGACGAGCGCAGGCGGGTGCAGGAGGACCGGGCGATGG GAATGGAAATTTCAGAAAATCAGAAGAAACTCGCCATGTTAAATGCTCAAAAGGCAGGACACGGAAAGTCAAAAG GCTACGGCGGAGGATGCCCCCCGGCCCCCCCGCTCCAGAGCCTGCGGCCGGTCCACCAGCGCCACGTTACCGTGCCCGCCAGCCTGCCGCAGCAGCAGGCGTTCGCCCTGGCGGAGCCCAAGAGGAAGCCGTCGCTGTTCTGGCACACCTTCAACAAGCTCACCCCCTTCAGGAAGTGA
- the SPATA13 gene encoding spermatogenesis-associated protein 13 isoform X4 → MVARGEIARFWSLESLHLVSSDGGAESSALADGNGSEEDYSYEDLCRANPRYLQPGGEQLAINELISDGSVVCAEALWDHVTMDEQELGFKAGDVIQVLEASHKDWWWGRSADREAWFPASFVRLRVNQEELAEGSSGTPGEEPAEAAGRGRHKHPESKQQMRTNVVREIMDTERVYIKHLRDICEGYIRQCRKHTAMFTVAQLATIFGNIEDIYKFQRKFLKDLEKQYNKEEPHLSEIGSCFLQHQEGFAIYSEYCNNHPGACAELAGLMKQGRYRHFFEACRLLQQMIDIAIDGFLLTPVQKICKYPLQLAELLKYTAQEHSDYSNIKAAYEAMKNVACLINERKRKLESIDKIARWQVSIVGWEGQDILERSSELIHSGELTRVTRQGKSQQRTFFLFDHQLVACKKDLLRRDVLYYRGRTDMDAVELVDLEDGRDGARALGVRNAFKLVSRTSDEAHLFCAKKPEDKARWLQACRDERRRVQEDRAMGMEISENQKKLAMLNAQKAGHGKSKGYGGGCPPAPPLQSLRPVHQRHVTVPASLPQQQAFALAEPKRKPSLFWHTFNKLTPFRK, encoded by the exons ATGGTGGCTAGGGGGGAAATTGCAAGATTCTGGAGTCTGGAAAGCCTTCACCTGG TTTCTTCCGATGGCGGTGCGGAGTCGTCTGCCCTAGCGGATGGCAATGGCAGTGAGGAGGACTACAGCTATGAAGACCTCTGTCGGGCCAACCCCCGCTACCTGCAGCCGGGCGGGGAGCAGCTGGCCATCAACGAG CTGATCAGCGATGGCAGCGTGGTCTGCGCCGAGGCCCTGTGGGACCACGTGACCATGGACGAGCAGGAGCTGGGCTTCAAGGCCGGGGACGTCATCCAGGTCCTGGAAGCCTCCCACAAGGACTGGTGGTGGGGCCGCAGCGCGGACAGGGAGGCCTGGTTCCCCGCCAGCTTCGTCCGG CTGCGGGTCAACCAGGAGGAGCTGGCGGAGGGCTCGAGCGGCACCCCGGGCGAGGAGCCGGCGGAGGCCGCGGGCCGGGGCCGCCACAAGCACCCCGAGAGCAAGCAGCAGATGCGGACCAACGTCGTCCGGGAGATCATGGACACCGAGCGCGTGTACATCAAGCACCTCCGGGACATCTGCGAG GGCTACATCCGACAGTGCCGCAAGCACACGGCGATGTTCACGGTCGCACAGCTCGCCACCATTTTTGGCAACAttgaagatatttacaaattccAAAGGAAGTTCCTGAAAGACCTTGAGAAGCAGTACAATAAAGAGGAACCTCACCTGAGTGAAATAGGGTCCTGCTTTCTTCAACAC caAGAGGGCTTCGCCATCTACTCCGAGTACTGCAACAACCACCCGGGCGCCTGCGCCGAGCTGGCGGGCCTGATGAAGCAGGGCCGCTACCGACACTTCTTCGAGGCCTGCCGCCTGCTGCAGCAGATGATCGACATCGCCATTGACGGCTTCCTGCTGACGCCCGTGCAGAAGATCTGCAAGTACCCGCTGCAGCTGGCCGAGCTGCTCAAGTACACCGCTCAGGAGCACAG CGATTACAGCAACATAAAGGCAGCGTACGAGGCCATGAAGAACGTCGCCTGTTTGATCAATGAGCGAAAACGCAAGCTGGAAAGCATAGACAAGATAGCACGGTGGCAGGTGTCCATCGTGGGCTGGGAG GGCCAGGACATCCTCGAGCGCAGCTCGGAGCTGATCCACTCTGGGGAGCTGACCAGGGTCACCCGGCAGGGCAAGAGCCAGCAGCGGACGTTCTTCCTGTTTGACCACCAGCTGGTGGCCTGCAAGAAGGACCTGCTGCGGAGGGACGTGCTCTACTACCGCGGCCGCACGGACATGGACGCCGTGGAACTCGTGGACCTGGAGGACGGCCGCGACGGCGCCCGCGCCCTCGGCGTCAGAAACGCCTTCAAGCTGGTCAGCAGGACGAGTGACGAGGCGCACCTGTTCTGTGCCAAGAAGCCCGAGGACAAGGCGCGGTGGCTGCAGGCCTGCAGGGACGAGCGCAGGCGGGTGCAGGAGGACCGGGCGATGG GAATGGAAATTTCAGAAAATCAGAAGAAACTCGCCATGTTAAATGCTCAAAAGGCAGGACACGGAAAGTCAAAAG GCTACGGCGGAGGATGCCCCCCGGCCCCCCCGCTCCAGAGCCTGCGGCCGGTCCACCAGCGCCACGTTACCGTGCCCGCCAGCCTGCCGCAGCAGCAGGCGTTCGCCCTGGCGGAGCCCAAGAGGAAGCCGTCGCTGTTCTGGCACACCTTCAACAAGCTCACCCCCTTCAGGAAGTGA
- the SPATA13 gene encoding spermatogenesis-associated protein 13 isoform X5, whose translation MRASNISSDGGAESSALADGNGSEEDYSYEDLCRANPRYLQPGGEQLAINELISDGSVVCAEALWDHVTMDEQELGFKAGDVIQVLEASHKDWWWGRSADREAWFPASFVRLRVNQEELAEGSSGTPGEEPAEAAGRGRHKHPESKQQMRTNVVREIMDTERVYIKHLRDICEGYIRQCRKHTAMFTVAQLATIFGNIEDIYKFQRKFLKDLEKQYNKEEPHLSEIGSCFLQHQEGFAIYSEYCNNHPGACAELAGLMKQGRYRHFFEACRLLQQMIDIAIDGFLLTPVQKICKYPLQLAELLKYTAQEHSDYSNIKAAYEAMKNVACLINERKRKLESIDKIARWQVSIVGWEGQDILERSSELIHSGELTRVTRQGKSQQRTFFLFDHQLVACKKDLLRRDVLYYRGRTDMDAVELVDLEDGRDGARALGVRNAFKLVSRTSDEAHLFCAKKPEDKARWLQACRDERRRVQEDRAMGMEISENQKKLAMLNAQKAGHGKSKGYGGGCPPAPPLQSLRPVHQRHVTVPASLPQQQAFALAEPKRKPSLFWHTFNKLTPFRK comes from the exons TTTCTTCCGATGGCGGTGCGGAGTCGTCTGCCCTAGCGGATGGCAATGGCAGTGAGGAGGACTACAGCTATGAAGACCTCTGTCGGGCCAACCCCCGCTACCTGCAGCCGGGCGGGGAGCAGCTGGCCATCAACGAG CTGATCAGCGATGGCAGCGTGGTCTGCGCCGAGGCCCTGTGGGACCACGTGACCATGGACGAGCAGGAGCTGGGCTTCAAGGCCGGGGACGTCATCCAGGTCCTGGAAGCCTCCCACAAGGACTGGTGGTGGGGCCGCAGCGCGGACAGGGAGGCCTGGTTCCCCGCCAGCTTCGTCCGG CTGCGGGTCAACCAGGAGGAGCTGGCGGAGGGCTCGAGCGGCACCCCGGGCGAGGAGCCGGCGGAGGCCGCGGGCCGGGGCCGCCACAAGCACCCCGAGAGCAAGCAGCAGATGCGGACCAACGTCGTCCGGGAGATCATGGACACCGAGCGCGTGTACATCAAGCACCTCCGGGACATCTGCGAG GGCTACATCCGACAGTGCCGCAAGCACACGGCGATGTTCACGGTCGCACAGCTCGCCACCATTTTTGGCAACAttgaagatatttacaaattccAAAGGAAGTTCCTGAAAGACCTTGAGAAGCAGTACAATAAAGAGGAACCTCACCTGAGTGAAATAGGGTCCTGCTTTCTTCAACAC caAGAGGGCTTCGCCATCTACTCCGAGTACTGCAACAACCACCCGGGCGCCTGCGCCGAGCTGGCGGGCCTGATGAAGCAGGGCCGCTACCGACACTTCTTCGAGGCCTGCCGCCTGCTGCAGCAGATGATCGACATCGCCATTGACGGCTTCCTGCTGACGCCCGTGCAGAAGATCTGCAAGTACCCGCTGCAGCTGGCCGAGCTGCTCAAGTACACCGCTCAGGAGCACAG CGATTACAGCAACATAAAGGCAGCGTACGAGGCCATGAAGAACGTCGCCTGTTTGATCAATGAGCGAAAACGCAAGCTGGAAAGCATAGACAAGATAGCACGGTGGCAGGTGTCCATCGTGGGCTGGGAG GGCCAGGACATCCTCGAGCGCAGCTCGGAGCTGATCCACTCTGGGGAGCTGACCAGGGTCACCCGGCAGGGCAAGAGCCAGCAGCGGACGTTCTTCCTGTTTGACCACCAGCTGGTGGCCTGCAAGAAGGACCTGCTGCGGAGGGACGTGCTCTACTACCGCGGCCGCACGGACATGGACGCCGTGGAACTCGTGGACCTGGAGGACGGCCGCGACGGCGCCCGCGCCCTCGGCGTCAGAAACGCCTTCAAGCTGGTCAGCAGGACGAGTGACGAGGCGCACCTGTTCTGTGCCAAGAAGCCCGAGGACAAGGCGCGGTGGCTGCAGGCCTGCAGGGACGAGCGCAGGCGGGTGCAGGAGGACCGGGCGATGG GAATGGAAATTTCAGAAAATCAGAAGAAACTCGCCATGTTAAATGCTCAAAAGGCAGGACACGGAAAGTCAAAAG GCTACGGCGGAGGATGCCCCCCGGCCCCCCCGCTCCAGAGCCTGCGGCCGGTCCACCAGCGCCACGTTACCGTGCCCGCCAGCCTGCCGCAGCAGCAGGCGTTCGCCCTGGCGGAGCCCAAGAGGAAGCCGTCGCTGTTCTGGCACACCTTCAACAAGCTCACCCCCTTCAGGAAGTGA